In the genome of Scyliorhinus torazame isolate Kashiwa2021f chromosome 27, sScyTor2.1, whole genome shotgun sequence, one region contains:
- the LOC140403352 gene encoding activated RNA polymerase II transcriptional coactivator p15-like, with the protein MPKSREVVSTSSDSESDSEVDQKAKRKKSTSVEKPVKKEKSGESSGGAKCTKSDKDDNLFQTGKMRYVSVREFKGKVLIDVREYWMNQDGEMKPGKKGISL; encoded by the coding sequence ATGCCTAAGTCGAGGGAAGTTGTATCTACGAGCTCAGACAGTGAATCGGATAGTGAGGTTGATCAAAAGGCTAAGAGAAAGAAGTCAACTTCAGTAGAGAAACCAGTAAAAAAGGAAAAAAGTGGAGAAAGTTCTGGGGGTGCAAAATGCACTAAGAGTGACAAAGATGATAACCTATTTCAGACTGGCAAGATGAGATACGTTAGTGTGCGTGAATTCAAAGGCAAAGTTCTAATTGATGTCAGAGAGTATTGGATGAACCAAGATGGTGAAATGAAGCCTGGAAAGAAAGGAATCTCTTTATGA